From one Dermacentor variabilis isolate Ectoservices chromosome 3, ASM5094787v1, whole genome shotgun sequence genomic stretch:
- the LOC142576115 gene encoding uncharacterized protein LOC142576115 has translation MTCLMGSLKLFLALVAAVFPDYIFSAGIYSYVPTTISVPPEEDEASHFIPAVPLSNARFPWYQVPYSAVQLSNPQPTADTLSNAETRTIQITKIVQEPSVVTTTTSLFLGAPAASNLSADSPPPVASSPRATNRTARLSSGGRSKKATLNPTKVPHVTYASANTVFHIPGPPRYTLKPPPHAPPPTSRNGAVNPPPMSLNRNTTKTTSQLSLGEGSQAATIITTNVPHITYTPTKTVFYIPDPPRYALKPPPHAPPPTSSNGAVNPPPMTLNRNTTKTTSQLSLGEGSQAATIITTNISHITYTPTKTVFYIPDPPRYALKPAPHAPPPTSRNGAVNPPPMTLNQNTTKTTSQLSLGEGSKATTIITSNIPHITYTPTKTVLYIPDTPRYALKAPPHVPPPAFRNTVEGTRKSEKHTYHTQKVLLATSPSVFHIGSPSDIPTLSPPSTKLSLKIVKYPANNMHDAHSVIISPSPALLQIAAPPPVSFSQALSPDTTITPTAKATSIPHSSVQPPAAVVLNAPTIVNVVVPTPTMTTTAPSKPSTLPPKQVFQHSIPSPRVVAPTAPTVLAKSPAAQPFMALVTSRPTTVRPAKQVAKKQISQRLPFTAIRVTRPPSVHQAPLLTAKGNGSSSIQNFTQTTVTNSTMIVSYNGTSHGHNRYTVPTKLLPTTRAPTSHKTPTRASVAAGSKIHYSQIKKKIAQGVLRVTQHAPSVKTSLSAGAQVKVAKSAVSTQPPPVISKFPPGNKTISPTVTVAKSSTVVGAVPTALTKNTEALEIVKTKSSAKPTAPPTPGSKWPTAALGVHKHHVVVGKTSTSTVTELKKPGVFKLAAALASSAAAKAMKQAGPIIGKPQDPLVGGSGTMIARNLTSQLNTFQRP, from the exons ATGACTTGCTTAATG GGGTCACTTAAACTCTTCCTGGCCCTAGTCGCTGCTGTGTTCCCAGACTACATTTTCAGCGCTGGCATTTATTCCTATGTGCCCACGACCATAAGCGTACCACCTGAGGAAGACGAGGCTTCGCATTTTATTCCCGCAGTGCCGTTATCAAACGCTAGGTTTCCTTGGTACCAGGTACCGTACTCTGCGGTTCAACTAAGCAATCCTCAGCCTACTGCAGACACCTTAAGCAACGCTGAAACAAGAACGATACAGATAACAAAAATTGTACAAGAGCCTTCAGTGGTGACCACGACAACTTCTCTCTTTCTTGGAGCTCCGGCGGCTAGCAACCTCTCGGCAGATTCCCCTCCACCTGTGGCTTCGAGTCCGCGTGCTACGAACAGAACGGCTCGACTTTCTTCAGGCGGAAGAAGCAAAAAAGCGACTCTTAATCCAACTAAGGTTCCTCACGTTACGTATGCATCGGCCAACACAGTATTTCACATTCCAGGACCGCCACGGTATACGCTAAAACCACCCCCGCATGCTCCTCCTCCCACCTCTAGGAATGGTGCAGTGAACCCTCCCCCAATGTCTTTGAATCGAAATACTACGAAAACCACCTCTCAACTGTCTTTAGGCGAGGGAAGCCAGGCAGCGACTATAATCACAACCAACGTTCCGCACATCACGTATACACCGACTAAGACAGTATTTTACATTCCAGACCCGCCACGGTATGCGCTAAAACCACCCCCGCATGCTCCTCCTCCCACCTCTAGCAATGGTGCAGTGAACCCTCCCCCAATGACTTTGAATCGAAATACTACGAAAACCACCTCTCAACTATCTTTAGGCGAGGGAAGCCAGGCAGCGACTATAATCACAACCAACATTTCGCACATCACGTATACACCGACTAAGACAGTATTTTACATTCCAGACCCACCACGGTATGCGCTAAAACCAGCCCCGCATGCTCCTCCTCCCACCTCTAGGAATGGTGCAGTGAACCCTCCCCCAATGACTTTGAATCAAAATACTACGAAAACCACCTCTCAACTATCTTTAGGCGAGGGAAGCAAGGCAACGACTATAATCACAAGCAACATTCCGCACATCACGTATACACCGACTAAGACAGTACTTTACATTCCAGACACGCCACGGTATGCGCTAAAAGCACCACCGCATGTTCCTCCTCCTGCCTTTAGAAATACCGTGGAGGGTACCAGAAAAAGTGAGAAACATACGTACCACACACAAAAAGTTCTACTCGCAACTAGTCCCAGCGTGTTTCATATAGGATCACCTTCGGATATACCCACACTTTCGCCGCCTTCGACGAAGCTTTCATTAAAAATTGTTAAGTATCCTGCAAACAACATGCACGACGCACATTCGGTTATCATTTCGCCTAGCCCCGCCTTACTTCAAATCgctgcacctccaccagtttcATTTAGCCAAGCTCTTTCACCAGATACGACTATTACCCCGACAGCGAAAGCGACAAGTATACCACACAGCTCAGTTCAGCCACCCGCCGCAGTGGTGTTAAATGCCCCCACAATAGTAAATGTGGTCGTTCCGACGCCAACAATGACCACAACAGCTCCTTCAAAACCTTCTACGTTGCCTCCCAAACAAGTTTTCCAACATTCCATTCCTTCGCCGCGTGTGGTCGCCCCGACAGCGCCCACCGTACTGGCAAAGTCTCCCGCCGCACAACCATTCATGGCACTGGTAACGTCGCGACCGACTACGGTGCGTCCAGCGAAACAAGTTGCGAAGAAGCAAATATCTCAGAGACTGCCCTTTACGGCAATCAGAGTCACCAGGCCTCCAAGTGTCCATCAAGCACCACTACTCACAGCAAAAGGCAATGGAAGTTCTAGTATACAAAATTTTACCCAAACTACGGTTACCAATTCGACAATGATTGTCTCTTACAATGGAACGTCTCATGGACATAATCGATACACCGTCCCAACTAAGCTTCTTCCCACTACTCGCGCTCCAACTTCACACAAAACACCGACACGAGCCTCCGTGGCCGCTGGCTCGAAGATTCATTACAGCCAAATTAAGAAGAAGATTGCTCAGGGTGTTCTTAGAGTGACTCAACATGCACCAAGCGTAAAAACTTCGCTGTCTGCTGGGGCACAGGTGAAAGTGGCGAAATCGGCTGTCTCGACGCAGCCACCTCCAGTAATCTCGAAGTTTCCTCCAGGCAACAAGACAATTTCGCCAACCGTCACGGTCGCTAAATCTTCCACGGTTGTCGGAGCCGTTCCTACTGCGCTGACGAAAAACACAGAGGCTCTAGAGATTGTGAAAACAAAGTCTTCTGCCAAACCTACAGCTCCTCCTACTCCCGGAAGTAAATGGCCCACAGCCGCTCTCGGAGTCCACAAGCACCATGTCGTCGTGGGAAAGACAAGTACTAGCACTGTGACCGAGTTGAAGAAACCG GGTGTCTTCAAGTTAGCAGCAGCGTTGGCATCATCGGCCGCAGCAAAAGCGATGAAACAAGCCGGACCAATTATTGGAAAACCACAGGACCCATTGGTTGGCGGAAGCG GTACCATGATCGCACGCAACCTTACCAGCCAGCTGAACACATTTCAAAGGCCTTAA
- the LOC142576119 gene encoding uncharacterized protein LOC142576119, whose protein sequence is MVRTSLFMLLALVTVSQAFPPVRFRYLKTKGVPPRGDRRPPKPAPKSYSEPETSFLMPVISVGPVAPAFPPVVTGPLPLPLIPPTTPFIAADPPATSFLAANTPAVIPATHVVAAPTPFLSTVTRPENLTLTSRLSSGPSVTTTVFRAPGGVSATSVQRVEGSSTAFFREADTLTKVKPKPVSILVPAVGTVPQVVQAIRAPTTVVAPRRPPLSGYLFYGK, encoded by the exons ATG GTCCGCACCAGCCTCTTCATGCTTCTTGCCCTGGTCACCGTCTCTCAGGCATTCCCCCCTGTTAGGTTCCGGTACCTGAAAACGAAAGGCGTCCCTCCAAGGGGCGATCGACGACCCCCTAAGCCAGCTCCGAAATCTTACTCCGAACCGGAAACTTCCTTTCTCATGCCGGTAATCTCTGTTGGTCCCGTGGCACCAGCATTTCCGCCCGTTGTCACAGGACCATTGCCGTTGCCGCTGATACCGCCGACGACGCCATTCATAGCGGCGGATCCACCGGCGACGTCCTTCTTAGCGGCGAATACGCCGGCCGTGATACCAGCGACGCACGTCGTAGCAGCACCAACTCCCTTTCTGAGCACAGTCACTCGGCCCGAGAACCTCACCCTCACGTCGAGGCTCTCATCGGGACCGAGCGTGACGACCACGGTGTTCCGGGCCCCCGGCGGCGTCTCGGCCACCAGCGTGCAGCGCGTTGAGGGCTCGTCGACCGCCTTCTTCCGCGAAGCCGACACCCTGACGAAGGTCAAGCCCAAGCCAGTCAGCATCCTCGTTCCAGCAGTTGGCACCGTCCCCCAAGTCGTCCAAGCCATCCGAGCTCCAACTACGGTGGTGGCGCCGCGCAGGCCCCCGTTGAGCGGCTACCTATTTTACGGAAAATAA